In Holophagales bacterium, one DNA window encodes the following:
- a CDS encoding prepilin-type N-terminal cleavage/methylation domain-containing protein, translated as MRTRRKHRRSSGFSLLEVLIAAALLLLIAVGVLPLFTRSIENNLLGNDALRESNAATDGAEDLSASRFNAEPVTFATAATSDTGAWTYQLLEGSDWVDTIPAGETAQISRRTVLRQYQIQIDGAVNLVPGNADPGRIHIKEIEMQVGNARRGRPIDRVAYTLNLRKAF; from the coding sequence ATGCGTACCCGCCGCAAGCACCGTCGATCGTCCGGATTCTCGCTCCTCGAGGTCCTCATCGCCGCGGCGCTCCTTCTGCTGATCGCCGTCGGCGTCCTGCCGCTGTTCACCCGCTCGATCGAGAACAACCTCCTGGGCAATGACGCACTCCGCGAGTCGAACGCCGCGACGGACGGCGCCGAGGACCTGAGCGCGAGTCGCTTCAATGCGGAGCCGGTCACGTTCGCCACCGCGGCGACCTCCGACACCGGAGCCTGGACGTACCAGCTCCTCGAGGGAAGCGACTGGGTCGACACCATTCCCGCCGGCGAGACGGCACAGATCAGCCGCCGCACCGTCCTGCGCCAGTACCAGATCCAGATCGACGGCGCGGTGAACCTGGTGCCCGGCAACGCCGATCCGGGGCGGATCCACATCAAGGAGATCGAGATGCAAGTCGGCAATGCCCGGCGCGGGCGTCCGATCGACCGGGTCGCCTACACACTCAACCTGCGCAAGGCGTTCTGA
- a CDS encoding HAMP domain-containing histidine kinase, with product MLRGYVELSADETDPRALLSYRQEIEAETTRLQQVVDDFLAFARPGAIRLDPMDLAEVLARVARDVAPGAQPAALFITPPPRMHGDAVLLERAFRNLLRNAGSANSESGSREVVRVSLGPTSGGWEVRIEDRGPGVPEAIRSRLFQPFVSSRPGGTGLGLALARRVVAMHRGSLRLDDREGGGTCAVVEFPRDAFVTHGNARPTE from the coding sequence GTGCTTCGCGGATATGTCGAGCTCTCGGCCGACGAGACGGATCCGCGAGCGCTGCTCTCCTACCGCCAGGAGATCGAGGCGGAGACGACCCGGCTTCAGCAGGTCGTCGACGACTTCCTCGCCTTCGCGCGACCCGGCGCGATCCGTCTCGACCCGATGGACCTTGCCGAGGTGCTGGCGCGGGTGGCGCGCGATGTCGCGCCCGGTGCGCAGCCCGCGGCACTGTTCATCACCCCACCTCCACGGATGCACGGCGACGCCGTGCTGCTCGAGCGCGCCTTCCGCAACCTCCTGCGCAACGCCGGGTCGGCCAACAGCGAGAGCGGCTCCCGCGAGGTCGTCCGGGTGTCGCTCGGCCCGACGAGCGGAGGCTGGGAGGTCCGGATCGAGGACCGTGGACCCGGCGTTCCCGAGGCGATCCGTTCCCGACTCTTCCAGCCGTTCGTGTCGAGTCGACCGGGAGGCACCGGGCTGGGACTCGCACTCGCTCGGCGTGTGGTCGCCATGCACCGTGGCAGCCTCCGGCTCGACGATCGTGAAGGGGGTGGAACCTGCGCCGTGGTGGAGTTCCCGCGAGACGCTTTTGTTACGCATGGTAACGCGCGGCCGACAGAATGA
- a CDS encoding GspH/FimT family pseudopilin, which translates to MTKNGRRARSAGFSLIEAMVVIALIGILATLGLPAFLGMINRSQLLGTTRELAALMRSARIEAVRRGVPTVVIRTADGFTAFVNDARDGQGRFSNLTFDPPTEREIGRLSLPRRVHVAAPALDSTVNTFSGTAPTPPFAPNLPIVGAVFMPDGSALAEGAFRVADGTERNFFEIRLAPRFTGHVVVRKFDSTPPSATATIYWYEAGFSSGAATGSGPNTWEWD; encoded by the coding sequence ATGACGAAGAATGGGCGACGCGCCCGCAGCGCGGGCTTCTCTCTGATCGAGGCCATGGTCGTCATCGCCTTGATCGGCATCCTGGCGACGCTCGGCCTGCCGGCATTCCTCGGGATGATCAACCGCAGCCAGCTTCTCGGCACGACCCGCGAGCTCGCCGCCCTGATGCGCTCCGCCAGGATCGAGGCGGTCCGTCGCGGCGTACCGACCGTGGTGATCCGGACCGCCGACGGCTTCACCGCCTTCGTGAACGACGCCCGCGACGGCCAGGGGCGGTTCAGCAACCTGACATTCGACCCCCCCACGGAACGGGAGATCGGCCGCCTGAGCCTGCCGCGTCGCGTCCACGTGGCCGCCCCAGCCCTCGACAGCACGGTGAACACCTTCAGCGGAACCGCGCCGACGCCGCCGTTCGCGCCGAACCTGCCGATCGTCGGAGCCGTCTTCATGCCGGACGGCTCGGCGCTCGCCGAAGGCGCATTCCGGGTCGCCGACGGCACGGAGAGGAACTTCTTCGAGATCCGTCTGGCCCCGCGGTTCACCGGCCACGTCGTCGTCCGCAAGTTCGACTCGACGCCCCCATCCGCCACAGCCACAATCTACTGGTACGAAGCCGGATTCTCGTCCGGGGCCGCCACGGGCTCGGGACCCAACACCTGGGAGTGGGACTGA
- a CDS encoding prepilin peptidase yields MPAAAVVGYVAAVGLIVGSYLNVVIHRLPLGLSTVRPRSRCPHCGAAIRATDNLPVLSWLLLRGRCRDCRAPISWRYPAVEATASTLFVASFARFGLHLETLSAIALSCLLLTLAAIDIDHLYLPDRLTLGGIAAGVALQVASNSGSLARALQGALVGGGVLLVVAGAWLLATGREGMGLGDAKMLAMIGAFLGWPGVAVTLVVASATGAAAGVALLAGRRIDLQARLPFGLFLALGGLAALFLGPGLVARYEALL; encoded by the coding sequence TTGCCGGCCGCGGCCGTGGTCGGCTACGTCGCCGCGGTCGGCCTGATCGTCGGCAGCTACCTCAACGTCGTCATCCATCGGCTGCCGCTCGGGCTGTCCACGGTCCGACCGCGCTCGCGCTGTCCGCACTGCGGGGCCGCCATCCGGGCGACCGACAACCTCCCGGTGCTGAGCTGGCTTCTCCTGCGGGGCCGCTGTCGCGACTGTCGGGCGCCGATCTCCTGGCGCTATCCCGCCGTCGAGGCGACCGCCTCCACGCTCTTCGTGGCGAGCTTCGCGCGCTTCGGCCTGCACCTCGAGACGTTGTCGGCGATCGCGCTGAGCTGTCTCCTGTTGACCCTCGCGGCCATCGACATCGACCACCTCTACCTTCCCGATCGTCTGACGCTCGGCGGCATCGCCGCCGGTGTCGCCCTGCAGGTTGCCAGCAACAGCGGGTCGCTCGCCCGCGCCTTGCAGGGCGCGCTCGTCGGCGGCGGGGTCCTGCTCGTCGTCGCCGGTGCTTGGCTGCTCGCCACCGGCCGCGAGGGGATGGGCCTCGGCGACGCCAAGATGCTGGCGATGATCGGCGCCTTCCTCGGCTGGCCCGGCGTCGCCGTCACGCTCGTCGTCGCCTCGGCTACCGGCGCAGCAGCAGGAGTCGCCCTGCTCGCCGGCCGCCGCATCGACCTCCAGGCCCGCCTGCCATTCGGCCTCTTCCTCGCGCTCGGTGGGCTCGCCGCACTGTTCCTCGGTCCCGGCCTCGTGGCCCGCTACGAGGCGCTGCTTTGA
- a CDS encoding prepilin-type N-terminal cleavage/methylation domain-containing protein, which produces MSLRSTFARRRTRARGFSLIELLVVMVILGEIFLAVGILLDVNERTTRIQTQVADLQQALRVGQGDIERFVRIAGRGGLPHGIDLNPPLGSLELNAFAVHVRDNVGVGAAPASRDAAIGFAGTPLAATGTDILTVRGCFESPLFQIRAGDFTPDLNGDGNRSDGRVFVRNPGPSDLCQDLTMLTQAVGRALLVVSPLYEPIVDRTAPADRSFAVARITAVNPATGFTNACATATPEQITVSLDFNPLTDPYLRPFNANVYPTRLTNAAWVCLLEENRYYVREEYAIPGVATSELRPRLTRAALDPGRERPLGANAAEQAANLRLDVADDIVNLQVALAFDSDNQGAFEDDINFSGNDDQIVEGTDTASRNTDDWLFNSTGDVVTSNAWRFHTGPPVRTPVRLEYVRVSLLGRAARPDPKFRARNLVRIEDADFTSAPLNAANSENARMFRRRLLQTVIDPRNL; this is translated from the coding sequence ATGTCCCTTCGATCCACTTTCGCGCGCCGCCGGACGCGAGCCCGGGGATTCAGCCTGATCGAGCTGCTGGTCGTCATGGTCATCCTCGGCGAGATCTTCCTCGCCGTGGGCATCCTGCTCGACGTCAACGAGCGGACGACCCGCATCCAGACCCAGGTCGCCGACCTGCAGCAGGCCCTCCGGGTCGGCCAGGGCGACATCGAGCGCTTCGTCCGCATTGCCGGCCGGGGCGGCCTGCCGCACGGCATCGACCTCAATCCGCCGCTCGGGTCGCTCGAGCTGAACGCCTTCGCGGTGCATGTCCGGGACAATGTCGGGGTCGGCGCCGCGCCCGCGTCGCGCGACGCGGCGATCGGCTTCGCCGGGACGCCCCTCGCCGCGACCGGCACGGACATCCTCACCGTGCGCGGCTGCTTCGAGAGCCCGCTCTTCCAGATTCGCGCCGGGGACTTCACACCCGATCTCAACGGTGACGGCAACCGCTCCGACGGTCGCGTCTTCGTCCGCAATCCCGGTCCTTCGGATCTCTGCCAGGACCTGACGATGCTCACCCAGGCGGTGGGACGAGCCCTGCTCGTCGTCAGCCCGCTCTACGAGCCGATCGTCGACCGGACCGCACCGGCGGACCGCAGCTTCGCGGTCGCGCGGATTACCGCGGTCAATCCGGCGACCGGATTCACCAACGCCTGCGCCACGGCGACTCCGGAGCAGATCACCGTGAGCCTCGACTTCAACCCGCTGACCGACCCCTATCTCCGGCCGTTCAACGCCAACGTCTATCCGACGCGACTGACCAACGCCGCCTGGGTGTGCCTGCTCGAGGAGAACCGCTACTACGTCCGCGAGGAGTACGCGATCCCGGGCGTCGCCACCTCGGAGCTCCGTCCGCGGCTCACCCGCGCCGCGCTCGACCCGGGTCGCGAGCGCCCTCTCGGTGCCAACGCCGCCGAGCAGGCCGCCAACCTTCGCCTGGACGTGGCCGACGACATCGTCAATCTGCAAGTTGCGCTCGCCTTCGACTCCGACAACCAGGGCGCCTTCGAGGACGACATCAATTTCAGCGGCAACGACGACCAGATCGTCGAGGGCACCGACACGGCGAGCCGCAACACCGACGACTGGCTGTTCAACTCCACCGGCGACGTCGTCACCTCGAACGCCTGGCGCTTCCACACCGGACCGCCGGTGCGAACCCCCGTCCGCCTGGAGTACGTCCGCGTCTCGCTGCTCGGCCGCGCCGCGCGGCCCGACCCCAAGTTCCGCGCCCGCAATCTGGTGCGCATCGAGGACGCCGACTTCACCTCGGCTCCGCTCAACGCCGCGAATTCCGAAAACGCCCGGATGTTCCGCCGGCGCTTGCTGCAGACCGTGATCGACCCGAGGAACCTCTGA
- a CDS encoding M20/M25/M40 family metallo-hydrolase has protein sequence MRRAAFASLALVLLTAVAARGGAPPPPTSPAALLAAYLRIDTATGAPGEARAAEWLAGELQRAGLPATRHLGPDGRTSLSCRLAANAARTGGTVVLLHHLDVVPAGEGWSVPAFGGVTRDGAIWGRGAVDAKGLGIAHLAAFLDAAQSDLPRHRDLVLLATAGEESGGSAGVGWLMSAHPELFADVAVVLNEGGMNRTANDRPLWFGIETSQKRPFWLELVARGRGGHASSLAPESATHQLVRALARFVDRPRHWRLEEPAATALAAQAKVDPSLAAALARLPATLSTGTPESSLPPGLLGALDDTLQVTMLTGAPSINVIAPEARATVDGRLLPATDDIALLAELRALAGRDVEIRVLLAAPRSQPSPTESPEFRILQATLSGEARVLPAFIPGVTDSRYFRERGIAAYGFSPFALDGSVLAAIHGPNERMPEHELSRGIERMRRVVRALLAETTRGPAAASPAGGSTR, from the coding sequence GTGCGCCGCGCCGCTTTCGCTTCGCTCGCCCTGGTCCTGCTGACCGCCGTCGCGGCACGTGGAGGCGCTCCTCCCCCGCCGACGAGCCCGGCCGCGCTGCTCGCGGCCTACCTTCGGATCGACACCGCGACGGGCGCTCCCGGCGAGGCCCGGGCTGCCGAGTGGCTCGCCGGAGAGCTGCAGCGTGCCGGCCTCCCCGCCACCCGCCACCTCGGCCCCGACGGCCGCACCAGTCTCTCCTGTCGACTCGCTGCGAACGCCGCGCGCACCGGCGGCACCGTGGTCCTGCTCCACCACCTCGATGTCGTGCCGGCCGGAGAGGGCTGGAGCGTGCCGGCATTCGGCGGAGTCACCCGCGACGGCGCGATCTGGGGACGTGGAGCCGTCGATGCCAAAGGGCTCGGCATCGCCCACCTCGCCGCGTTCCTCGATGCGGCGCAGAGCGACCTGCCGCGCCACCGCGACCTCGTCCTTCTCGCCACGGCCGGCGAAGAGTCCGGCGGCTCGGCCGGGGTCGGATGGCTGATGAGCGCCCACCCGGAGCTCTTCGCCGACGTCGCCGTGGTCCTCAACGAGGGGGGAATGAACCGGACCGCCAACGACCGGCCGCTCTGGTTCGGCATCGAGACGTCTCAGAAGCGGCCCTTCTGGCTCGAGCTCGTCGCCCGCGGGCGGGGCGGCCATGCCTCCAGCCTGGCGCCAGAGAGTGCCACGCATCAACTCGTCCGAGCGCTCGCACGCTTCGTCGATCGCCCGCGCCACTGGCGCCTCGAGGAGCCGGCCGCCACCGCGCTCGCCGCTCAGGCCAAGGTCGACCCGAGCCTCGCCGCGGCGCTCGCCCGGCTCCCCGCCACACTCTCCACCGGCACACCCGAGAGCAGCCTGCCTCCGGGACTGCTCGGCGCACTGGACGACACGCTGCAGGTGACGATGCTCACCGGCGCTCCGTCGATCAACGTCATCGCCCCCGAAGCGCGCGCGACGGTGGACGGGCGCCTGTTGCCCGCCACCGACGACATCGCGCTGCTCGCCGAGCTGCGCGCTCTGGCCGGCCGCGACGTCGAGATCCGGGTGCTCCTCGCCGCGCCACGCAGTCAGCCGTCGCCGACCGAGAGCCCGGAGTTTCGGATCCTCCAGGCGACCCTGTCCGGGGAAGCGCGCGTTTTGCCTGCGTTCATCCCGGGAGTCACCGACTCGCGCTACTTCCGCGAACGGGGAATCGCCGCCTACGGCTTTTCGCCCTTCGCCCTGGACGGATCGGTGCTCGCCGCGATCCACGGACCGAACGAGCGAATGCCCGAGCACGAGCTCAGCCGCGGCATCGAACGGATGCGCCGGGTCGTCCGGGCGCTCCTGGCGGAAACAACCCGTGGACCTGCGGCCGCGAGCCCGGCAGGTGGGAGCACTCGGTGA